In the Necator americanus strain Aroian chromosome X, whole genome shotgun sequence genome, agcgattagtagcaaacactagctgcagaaaggcgttgcaggaggatctttcgaaatacatgcagaagaagattttggaagcagcacaaagaagaaggatTTTAAAGAAGTGCTGCAAAGATCTCCACCTACATAATATTCCGCTTAGGTCTTGTTGAGCAAAGACGGGATTCGCACCTCTTCTcatcgtgagatggaaatcatcacggagaggttctactcgaaccttttccgtttgTCTACTCCTCTGTCAACCCCTATCATTTCCACTGGTGATGTTCCATCTTGGAACCTTTCTCCGGAAGTTCCATTCCTAATTCTCCCTCTTCGGAAAAGAAgaatcccagaccagtggaagacctcgcgaaccgttcttattcGTAAGGCAGGTGGCCAacaggaccttcggaactaccatCCGATATGCTTGCAGAGCGTCTTGTACAAAGTATCCACCAAGATCATTCTCACGCACATATCTAGAACGCctgatgaagcccagcctcaagaacaaactGCATTCCGTCAGAGGCTCAATTGCATGGACCACATCTAGACCGTTAAATTGTCAGAGGTTCGCCGGGAATATCGACTGCtgcttgttctaaccttcgtcgaccaTGAAAAAGCGTTCGACAGCATAGAAACGAATACAATACCGCAAGAGCTGGTCggtcaaggtgtggacgcgtcgtacgTGACGacagccaattgctacgatcgatgcaccactacgATACAGCTTTTCTACCGCCCCCTCACCATATGTATTGGAAGGGAAGAACGATAAGgtgatactatatcgccgaagttgttcacggctgcataaCAATGGATAATTTTATCACCTTCATGGGAaaaaaggggcatacgtgttgatgaaAGATTCCCCTCAAACCTCCGTTTTGCGGGCggcatcgttctcttttcgagtaGTAGCAATAAAGCAGAGGCgacattcaaaaaattgaatggaGCAGGGTAGAAAATAAGActgcaaataaacagaaagaagtcacAATTTATGAAAAACGTCTAATGCGAAGAAGAAGGAGTATAACTTGAAGACTCCCAAATCGTTCAAACTTCGTCACACGACTACtctggacgttctatgaatatcGTTCTATGAAGGAAGgaatgaatagaaggatgaaagcAGTGTGGGTAGCATTCGCACCCTTCAGGGAAGCTGCGGGAGAACTGACGAATCAAAATCTCCATACTCATGAGTTTGACTCtgcagttcttccagcgctctgttacttTTGTTCCTCAAGGTGGGAGCGGAAACGTGGGTGGACACCGCTGCCATGTCCATGAACTCATGTTACTCACTACCCTCAGGgtccttgagagatgtcttctgaagtttaaccgacacacacacaaaaccCATCCGGTCTTCGACGCTCTGACTTAAGAGTGATGTCCAGTCTTCGCGACTCAGCCGAAtatacatagaaaaaaaaaacaaagcacagATCTTCCAGTCATgacatgagaagaatcgacgatagatggactaaaagaacgccagagtggatcccaagagacgctaaacgcccccgagggagaccgccaacgagatggagtgacgtgttcgctgcatggatacggctcaaggacctcgtcaacgccGCTCACGAAATTTGAGGACattttggatgacaatggcgagggaatgAAACGAGTGAAAAGATGTTGGGGCCCGCACGTTCAGTGAAGGCGGGCTGTCTAAGTACCcaagaaaggttttttttaagaatcaAACAATTTCGGGAGACATTGCTTCAATCTACTGTAGGAGTAAAAAGTGGATCTACGATCAGCAGACGAAGGTATCAGCCTGCTTgtgcgaaaagaaaagaacgcaCCTGAAATACAGATACGATTGGAGGCAAGCACAAACTTGTACTGGCAAGAACGATAAAGCGGCGAAAAAGAATGGATACCCTTTAGAAAAAGAGTGAGCACTTTATGTGTTAGGCTGTATCttctcctttaaaaaaccTACCATACGAATAACTGAACTTGCTAGGCTCGCCAGAAGAATTTGGTTTCATTCGTGGCGCTAATTCATCGTCGACCACACAAACTACCATCAGAACAGCAGTAGAAAGAATTATACCTAAATGAGGTAGTCAGTTGTTAGGACACCAATCAAAACAATTCATTTAGAGAAAACTTTcggaaaagaagaatacaATGAGTAATTGTTCCCACATACAGAGTAGTAAGATAGCAAAATTCTTCATGGAAGAAGAACGATCAGATATATATCAGATCAGTCTGCCAAGCAGAAATGCGGAAAATGTtttgtaaatgaaaaatgcatGTTATCGTGGAACCAATCAGAGTCCGACTAAACCGAGCCCGGGGGAACCTTGAGTTCGTAAGGGAAAAGGTAGCTCAACTTTGTGTTTTAGTCATTGTAAACCACAAAAATGATGGAACTGCACATCGCATGTGGAACAAAGTTTATCTTATTACTTTTGGGACCGTTATAATGTCCTAGGTCACCATTCTTCCCTGCAAAACAGGTTTGATATTACCTCAGAAGTGAATGGAACTTCGAGATTTGTTgctacggaaaaaaaaatcgggtaCTTGACACTACTCTCTTACATTCTATCTAAAGGGTCCGTCTGAGCGGGGACGACAAAGTCTCTACATTGCGCGAGCTTAAGGCCCCGCTCATGTTTGCCTCCATGAAAGCCGCAGTTCCGCATTTCGCCATTTATTCGAGCCACTATTGGGTCAGCAAGCGGAATGGGGAAGGCGAGCGGAAATGAGCCAAACGAACAACAAGCACAACTCTCGAGTAATACCATCAGCCACAGGAGGAGCTGCCGCGAAATGGAGGCAACCGGCGTCCCTGAGGCTCTGGTGGAGTGAAGCACACGCTACCGCGTCCAAGCTTTGCTCATACGTCCGGCGATTTGCATGTGCTTAGCCCGTGAGTGAAAGGCCATTATGCCCCGCCCCTTGATATTGTATTATGTATGCATGTGTGGAGTGGGACGAAGACTGATTAATAACTCACCGTGTACTATGTGCAGTCAAGTACACAGGAGCCACGAAAGAGTGACTAAGCAATCTGGTATATGTACAAATATATGTGTATTGCAAAAGGACTCAATGAGCACGGCCGTGAGCGCTCCGGGGCGGAGGCCAGTGGTATCACACAAGTGTCAGAGCACGGTGTACGAGACGCCATGAAGCCAGAGTAAGGATCAAACACAGGAAAGTATGGCCTCGCGGTCTCCCAGTAAGTGTTCCCGCGAGGCAAGGCGTGAGCCATCGATGCCGAACGCAAGCCCAATGGCTACCATTTCTTCGTGAGGGTACACTACAGCCAGGTGCACCCACTTTGTCGTATCCCTGGGATGTTAAAATCCGGTGCCAGTTCCTCATGAGACCCACACATCAATGAATTTCCTGTTTGTTGTTTGCTATACATGTTTGCTATCGTCAGTTTTCTCTGCTTTaatcagaaagaaagatgGGATCGAAATGCTTTAATTATGAGTTAGAAGATAATAATGGATTGGAAGTGTAGTAAAGTTGAAATGACTAAGATGATGCAAAGAATGATTATGATTACGATAATGTAAATGTATTCAAACCAAAAGaatgtagaatttttcttcctctgtttGGAGAATATTAGTGGCTAAAGATTCTACATATGTCGTCGtactgatttttctttaacgAAATCATCACATAAATAATGGGCGTGACaagttttccatgtttttccatttctcgaagaaaaacattgttcCTAATTAAATGAATACCAATGGTTATTCTAGCAAGGTTAGAGTAGAAAACTAgtgaattgaaaacaaaatcgTGAGCAGCCAAACTGTGAGAAAAATCAGTGTGGATATGTACGTTCGACATCAAGATTAAATATCTATGGCTTTCAAATTCCTCAATGGAAACTCGAAAATTCCCAGATGAATTTTCTGACACATTTGACAAAGACTCTCTTTTCAACAACTGTTTGCACCGCATACCCAACAAAACACCACAACTGAATCTACCCATTCGAAATTTACACCAAAAAAACAGTCCCAAAATAGTAAACATACTCCATAATATCCCGTTGATAAGCTCTAATTTAGCTTCTACTTTAGTTTTTCTAGTTTAATCTTAGCGACGGGCGGGTGTAGCAtggcggttagaggtcccgcttcctgcacgatcgatcggaggttcgaatccgccctagtgctcaccaagcctttcacccctctggggtcgataatttggtaccagacttgtctggaaggataaaaacactgacctgacacatcggctagccaccgcaagtcattgtataggccagttacacgttcgtaaatctcaaacgattctgaatcgaagtgaacgtgagagcgcatcccaagcggactgattagcgccagaaactttatccttacttTATTACGGGTCAAATATGCGTACAAATATAAATCAATTCCTAAGATCTTGTCCTATATGGCAGGCAATTAAGACTCCAACCGGTCATGCACTCATGAGGAAATGGAAACTTTTACATTCCTATTGcgatcttttgaaaaatccataCAGAGATCATGGTACCTTCTCCTCAATGTACTAGCGGaaacaaaattgttttatCGGTGCGCATTCAGCAAATATGCAGTTTGCACCCTAATTTTTAACTAGGCAACAAAGAAAGTGGCGAAAGCATTGATCAATTATGTTACCTTATGTTAAGCACTGAAATCCTCAATAACTAGTGTCAGATCGTGATTCTACCTACACAAgtgagatattttttttacagataaATCCAGACTTGGGCATATACAACAAACTTacaatcatgatatataataactagcttagtccgtgtgtgtgtgtgtttgtctgtgtgtcacaaaattcgaaaaagggggtgcgacgggtccacccggcgtcggattggtgagcTATGGtcatatagctataaaatgggttgcgacgggtcctgcgatgtcggattggtgcgccggcgccagatacccatagaagcggtgcgacgggtccaccggcggcagatacctatggaagggggtgcgacgggtccaccggcgccagatacctgtagaaggggtgcgacggatccagtCCACAAGGGTTAcactggcgcgccggcgccggatacctatggaaggaggtgcgacaggtccaccggcgtcgaaatagtgcgcaataacttcgtgtgaatgacgcaaaagatagatcgttgcagccgtttcaaagccgtggccacgggcgctttgctttacaccctaTACGACTTCTCTGtgtgttcatttccttcttcgttcgcctcaagttggtagcatgccgctctcagaaagtggaaacacgcatgcaaacgggtgcttaaatagtagcaagatgtttatgtgatctgacgtggaacgttatctttatcagtaagatgatgtctttcacgtcattttatgtcgaaacatcattctttgataactgtttatagaaaacaggagaaaaacccatatttcgcgtgatacttttaaattttgtctacaatatattgataaggagtgtttgaagctaaagttcgaatgttctccaaatgtagaactgacgcgtttagaaagaagactatgaaatatttcgcttatagttgtaatataaaaaagaaagaaagattgctggagtccaatttcatagaactaataacactaatattaattttcgttgattagtgaaggcgagcgaagcaaacaacacagaaagtctgaagtacgCACCAATTCGAAGCCGACGGACGCTcgcccaccggcgtcggattggtccaccggcgccagatacctgtagaaggaggtgggacgggtccaccggcgttgcactagcgctccggcgccagataccttatagaagggggtgcgacgggtccaacgcgccagattgctataatatggggtgcgacggatccaccggcgtcggtggacccggtcattgaagcgcaataaattagtgtgcatgacgcaaaaggtaaatggctgcacccgtttcatagccgtaaccacttggtgctttgctcttcacctttatgactactcccgtgtgcctatttccttcttctttcgcctcaagtttgtagcatgccgttctcagaaactggctgcttaaatagtagcaaaatgtttatgtgatttgacgtggaacgttatctttatcggtaggatgatgtctttcacgttattttatgttaaaacatcattctgtgataactattgggggaaaacaggaggaacacccatacttcgagtaatgctttcaaattgtatctatattattctggcctatatctatattattcaaattgtatctatattattattctgaaggagtgtttgtagctgatgatcgaatattctccaaatgtagaattgacgcgttttggaaggaaaactccgtaacctttcgccttaatttataatataaagaagagaaggaaagcgttgttaaaaaaacacatctaattttacagaaaacatcactactattaactttcattgatccgtgaaggggagcgaagctaaaattaccgaaagtctgaagtccggctttagccgggcattcagactggtaaatcATAACCATAAAACGAATGTTCAAGTCAAGAGATTGGTCAGACTAATCACAAATTTTTTCATCGCATTTTATTGGGACTCTCCAACTAATTGCTTAGAATACCACTTGGAGTATCATTACTGACACTATAGGATATGGGCCATTCTCGATTACATATGGAAAACATTCCATTGTCTGAGCTGCATCACTCACCGGCTCCTATCCCTCATTTCCTACGCAACCGACAGCTCTGCATATTGATTCGTTACTGACTTGCAGATCAGAATAATTGAAGTCGAGAACTAAATTGTCAAAAAGACGGCAGTAGGTGTGGTGTCAGGCAGCGActgtcaaaaaagaaatttttctcaatgacATTTTGATGCGGAACCTTGTTTATTTTGTGACGATATCATTCACCCAAAACTCACCTGTCAATGTAAAGGCCTTTGTATATTGTGTATTAAGTTGAGTCATAGATAactttgcttttgtttttcatatgTTTATTGAGATGACGATTTATAGTGACTCTGACGTAGCGAGCTTCTCTGCTAAATCTCTTATTCTAAGACGTGGATTTTGTCCCAATATTGACCACAAAATATCATCATCGGAATGTGAAGGGCGACCCATCCTTGCTTCGTCTCTAATAGTTACATTTCCAAAAAGTATTTTGGCAAAGGGCCGGTGTACCACAATctgttagaggttctgctatCTACACGATCATTTTCATCATtgaccgcaagtcactgtataggccagttaaggaaagttacacgttcgtgaaccttaaaaaattctaaattaatGGGAACGttgtggcgcatcccaagactgattaacgccagacagttTGCACTTTTTATTCTAATTCAGCAAACCAGTTTCTAAGCGCCCGATCAATTATCACTCCTTCACCATATACATATGCACCATATACattgcatattttttgagcCGTGACCGCAGAACTATTGCCTTGCTTAAATTCCCGAAGTGCCACATCGCGCAAGTGCATTTCTCTattctccattttcaaagtgacaaaaaaattaaaagtgcaCAACACTAGACTGCTATCTGAAGACTAAACGAAGTACTGGCTGTGTAGCGATGGAAAGACTAATTTCCCTGTATAGATAACTTTCATTTTACCACGCTGTGTGTGAACATGTTCAATTTCACATATCTATTTGTTTTAGTTGATAAATACTAGTGTTGTCAACTTAAgctcaacacttttttttctctttcttttctttccttgaaaGCTATCAACTTTTTGAACTACTGCATACTTTTCTGCTATACCAAACATATACATACTACTGCAGACAAAGCCTCATCAACCTGTACCTCTATTCTGTACTCTGTGTCTGTACCACCGACATCAAAGAAACCCGCACTACTCATCAGTACCTGATCGTAGGAGGTTTGAGGGAAAGTGAGTGGGGCGGTAAACGAATTGAGCGCGGGCGGagcaaaatgaaagaaattctaGGTTTGGGATGGTAACATGGCAGCGGAGATCCTTTGAATTTTCATGCGGTGCTACTCATTGAAAATCAAATGTCTAGTAAGTTTAGATTATTTCAGaagttttagaaaattagaataaacTTCCCTGAAGATTTGTTGGGAGATGGAAGAGCAATATATGAATTTATATTAATTGCATCCACGTGTCttcctcactagagggatcacaccCGGTTAGTGGCGAGGCTTCGTGGCGCTTcccggatagggggctaatcgcgaagcaaaagcgaccttgtactTGCCCAGAGAAGAAGGTGGATTCAGGAGATGGACTCCccgtttctgctgagccaggactcaTTCATGACATTCTTGCATCCCGCaagtcggtccggccaaaagcctgcgatcaagtgactggaaactgtaagggaggcggtttagagtcgcctccaacaaatacgctccacatgtccactccaggagaacgcaacgttctctcaaaagctcatgggactagaggcttgcaatctgctcatgggttttaaaattttacgcatgtGACAGTAATGGGAAAGAgcctcctgattccggaggaaagcctagTACGGtagatccaggaaaaaaaggtcATGGAGGCTATCGAAATAGAAAAGGACTGGGATGATGATCTGTACTTGtgacgcacgtacgcttgcatcggaagcggtcatTGAAGATCTGGTGATGCAAGCCGAAAAGATTAAATTAgatccgcaatggacaacatcgatgaggaatatgaccgactcgttgaacaccttcaagACTGCACGAAGAACGCcgagagtttcaaaaccaccaagagacgcctgtctcttgaaactcttgagctgatacgccagcgtggagccgcagggaac is a window encoding:
- a CDS encoding hypothetical protein (NECATOR_CHRX.G24408.T2) codes for the protein MVVCVVDDELAPRMKPNSSGEPSKFSYSYGYPFFFAALSFLPVQVCACLQSYLYFRYVRENDLGGYFVQDALQAYRMVVPKVLLATCLTNKNGSRGLPLVWDSSFPKREN